In the genome of Synergistes jonesii, one region contains:
- the rpsJ gene encoding 30S ribosomal protein S10: MAKKIRIKLKAFDHRVLDASATQIADTAQRTGAKVSGPVPLPTEVNRYCVLTSPHVDKDARDQYEIRTHKRLIDIIDPTQKTMEALMELNLPSGVDIQIKL; encoded by the coding sequence TTGGCAAAGAAGATTCGTATCAAACTTAAGGCGTTCGATCACCGCGTGCTTGACGCGTCAGCGACACAGATCGCCGATACCGCGCAGCGCACCGGTGCCAAGGTATCGGGTCCCGTGCCCCTTCCGACAGAGGTAAACCGTTACTGTGTGCTCACCTCGCCGCACGTCGACAAGGATGCCCGCGACCAGTATGAGATCAGGACGCACAAGCGTCTGATAGATATAATCGACCCGACCCAGAAGACGATGGAGGCCCTTATGGAGCTGAACCTGCCTTCCGGTGTGGATATACAGATTAAGCTGTAA
- the rplC gene encoding 50S ribosomal protein L3, giving the protein MSMGILGRKVGMTQVFDENGRAVPVTVIEAGPCTIVEIRTPEKNSYSAVQLGLGEVKPVKVTKPMKGYFEKQEVAPKRWLREFRVDDTSGYQVGQEITVSLFQNGELVDVIGVSKGKGYAGVLKRHGFGGTPASHGHSVTHRHPGSIGCSSYPGRVMKGRKMAGHMGSERVTTKNLKVFGVDEENNLILIAGPVPGAKNGLVMIRKTA; this is encoded by the coding sequence ATGAGTATGGGGATTCTGGGCCGCAAGGTAGGGATGACCCAGGTCTTCGACGAAAACGGCAGAGCGGTTCCTGTGACGGTAATTGAAGCAGGTCCGTGCACGATCGTTGAAATCCGGACACCTGAAAAGAACAGCTACAGCGCAGTTCAGCTCGGTCTCGGAGAAGTGAAGCCCGTCAAGGTCACAAAGCCGATGAAGGGTTACTTCGAAAAGCAGGAAGTTGCGCCCAAGCGCTGGCTGAGGGAGTTCCGCGTGGATGACACGTCGGGCTACCAGGTGGGACAGGAGATCACCGTTTCTCTGTTCCAAAATGGCGAATTGGTTGACGTCATCGGCGTCAGCAAAGGCAAGGGATATGCGGGCGTATTGAAGCGCCACGGCTTCGGCGGCACGCCGGCGAGCCACGGACACTCGGTAACGCACCGCCACCCCGGTTCGATTGGATGCAGCAGCTACCCCGGCCGTGTGATGAAGGGCCGGAAGATGGCGGGTCATATGGGCAGCGAGCGCGTAACGACGAAAAACCTCAAGGTCTTCGGCGTTGACGAGGAGAACAACCTGATATTGATAGCAGGTCCCGTTCCCGGCGCGAAAAACGGCCTTGTCATGATCCGCAAGACAGCGTAG
- the rplD gene encoding 50S ribosomal protein L4, with amino-acid sequence MPVVKEVNFKGEVIGDVTLSDAVFGAPVHVPAMHQVVVAHLANCRVGTHNTKDRGDVRGGGKKPWRQKHTGHARSGSSRSPVWVGGGVAHGPHPRDYHQKVNKKVRRLAIRSALTLKAQAENMIVVDKFDIDAPKTKSMIAFLAAVQKGKKPLLVLHETNMAVVKSAANIPGAYVQHVDSVNVYDLLNHDQLIATPEAIKKLEEVFG; translated from the coding sequence ATGCCTGTAGTAAAGGAAGTAAATTTCAAAGGCGAGGTTATCGGCGACGTTACCCTTTCCGATGCCGTCTTCGGAGCCCCGGTCCATGTGCCGGCCATGCACCAAGTCGTGGTCGCGCATCTGGCTAACTGCCGTGTCGGCACGCATAACACGAAAGACCGCGGCGACGTACGCGGCGGCGGCAAAAAGCCCTGGAGACAGAAACACACGGGACATGCGCGTTCGGGAAGCTCGCGTTCGCCTGTGTGGGTCGGCGGCGGTGTAGCCCATGGTCCGCATCCGCGCGATTATCATCAGAAGGTGAACAAGAAGGTCCGCCGTCTTGCGATACGCAGCGCGCTCACGCTGAAGGCGCAGGCGGAGAACATGATAGTTGTGGACAAGTTCGACATCGACGCCCCGAAGACGAAGAGCATGATTGCCTTCCTCGCGGCGGTGCAGAAGGGCAAAAAACCCCTTCTCGTCCTGCACGAGACGAATATGGCCGTAGTGAAGTCGGCGGCGAATATTCCCGGCGCTTATGTGCAGCATGTCGACAGCGTCAACGTCTACGACCTTTTGAATCATGACCAGCTGATCGCAACTCCAGAAGCGATTAAAAAGCTCGAGGAGGTATTCGGCTAA
- the rplW gene encoding 50S ribosomal protein L23 produces the protein MNAISYDIIVRPIITEKTSRQMELGQYTFEVLPKANKIEIRKAVEEVFKVKVVRVNTIQVRSKPKRMGAFLGRSRSWKKAVVTLAKGEKIAFFEGASA, from the coding sequence ATGAATGCTATTTCGTACGATATAATAGTCCGCCCCATCATAACGGAGAAAACGAGCCGCCAGATGGAGCTGGGACAGTACACGTTTGAAGTTCTTCCGAAGGCCAACAAGATAGAGATTCGCAAAGCGGTCGAGGAAGTTTTCAAGGTCAAGGTTGTCAGGGTAAATACGATCCAGGTCCGTTCCAAACCGAAGCGGATGGGCGCCTTTTTGGGTCGTTCACGCTCGTGGAAGAAGGCGGTCGTCACTCTCGCAAAGGGAGAAAAGATCGCTTTCTTCGAGGGCGCAAGCGCCTAG
- the rplB gene encoding 50S ribosomal protein L2: MGIKKYRPTTPSRRQMATPDFSEITKAKPERSLVVSLSQSAGRNNNGRITSRHRGGRGRIKYRIIDFKRDKAGVAGKVAAIEYDPNRSARIALISYRDGEKRYIIAPVGLNVGDTIVSGEGSDIRPGNALKLRDIPVGTIVHNIELEPGRGAVMVRSAGTSAQLMAKEGKYAFVRMPSGELRLVLLECMATVGQVGNEEHENVVSGKAGRTRWLGIRPHIRGMIQNPVDHPMGGGEGKSKSHKHPVSPWGTPAKGYRTRKRKPSDKFIVRRRKK, translated from the coding sequence ATGGGAATTAAGAAATACCGTCCCACTACGCCCAGCCGCCGTCAGATGGCGACGCCCGATTTTTCCGAAATCACAAAGGCGAAGCCTGAACGCAGTCTGGTGGTATCGCTCTCACAGTCAGCGGGACGCAACAACAACGGGCGCATCACGTCGAGACATCGCGGCGGACGCGGAAGAATCAAATACCGCATTATCGACTTCAAGCGCGACAAGGCCGGAGTCGCGGGCAAGGTTGCCGCGATCGAATACGATCCCAACCGCTCCGCGCGCATCGCCCTTATCTCCTACAGGGATGGCGAGAAGAGATACATCATAGCCCCTGTCGGACTCAACGTGGGCGATACGATCGTCTCCGGCGAAGGCTCGGACATCCGCCCCGGCAATGCTCTGAAGCTCAGAGACATCCCCGTTGGAACGATAGTCCATAATATTGAGCTTGAGCCCGGCCGCGGCGCGGTAATGGTCCGTTCCGCCGGTACGTCGGCACAGCTTATGGCCAAAGAGGGCAAGTACGCCTTTGTGCGTATGCCTTCCGGCGAGCTTCGCCTCGTTCTTCTCGAGTGTATGGCGACAGTCGGACAGGTTGGCAACGAGGAGCATGAGAACGTGGTCTCAGGTAAGGCCGGAAGAACACGCTGGCTCGGTATCCGTCCGCATATCCGCGGCATGATACAGAACCCTGTCGACCACCCAATGGGCGGCGGCGAGGGAAAGAGCAAGTCGCACAAGCATCCTGTCTCGCCGTGGGGCACTCCGGCAAAGGGTTACCGTACTCGCAAACGTAAGCCGTCGGATAAGTTCATCGTCCGTCGCCGCAAGAAGTAG
- the rpsS gene encoding 30S ribosomal protein S19 translates to MSRSLKKGPYVDQKLLRRIEDMNESGKKAVLRSWSRACSITPEMVGHTIAVHNGRIHVPVYISDNMIGHKLGEFAPTRKFGGHAGQERSTKVKAAAK, encoded by the coding sequence ATGTCTCGTTCACTGAAGAAAGGCCCCTACGTAGATCAGAAACTTCTGCGCAGGATTGAGGATATGAACGAATCAGGCAAAAAAGCGGTTTTAAGGAGCTGGTCGCGCGCCTGCTCGATCACGCCTGAAATGGTCGGACATACTATCGCGGTGCATAACGGTCGCATCCACGTTCCCGTCTACATCAGCGACAACATGATCGGCCACAAGCTCGGGGAGTTCGCTCCGACGCGCAAGTTCGGCGGCCACGCCGGGCAGGAGCGTTCCACGAAGGTAAAGGCAGCGGCGAAGTAG
- the rplV gene encoding 50S ribosomal protein L22 yields the protein MEVKASAKNLRVSANKVRRVLALVRGKNASDALMILKYTPNKPARFAEKVLKSAVANAEHNHGLDMDKLVVKAAMADQGSYMKRFRPVAQGRAHAFRHHTCHITMVVCEK from the coding sequence ATGGAAGTAAAAGCATCTGCAAAAAACCTGCGGGTTTCCGCAAATAAAGTACGCAGAGTACTTGCGCTCGTGCGCGGCAAGAACGCCTCGGACGCTCTGATGATACTCAAGTATACTCCCAATAAGCCGGCACGCTTCGCAGAAAAAGTGCTCAAGAGCGCCGTTGCAAACGCGGAGCACAATCACGGCCTCGACATGGACAAGCTCGTCGTAAAGGCCGCGATGGCCGACCAAGGATCATATATGAAGCGCTTCCGCCCTGTCGCGCAGGGACGTGCGCATGCGTTCAGACATCACACGTGCCATATAACGATGGTCGTGTGCGAGAAGTAA
- the rpsC gene encoding 30S ribosomal protein S3 — translation MGQKVHPVGYRLGVIYDWESRWYADGKKYAKNLHKDLELRAWIKKRWEQAGVSRVEIERIGDVMRFTVWTARPGVVIGKQGAEIQAVREELQAMTGNRVMINIQEMKNPDVEAQVVAEGVASSLERRISFRRAMKQSIFRAMKSGSMGIKIQCSGRLGGAEIARTEWYLEGQLPLSTLRADIDYGFAEAHTIYGVIGIKVWIYKGEVMERKPLEAEPVTKDRG, via the coding sequence GTGGGTCAGAAAGTTCACCCGGTAGGTTATAGACTTGGCGTCATCTACGATTGGGAATCTCGCTGGTACGCCGACGGTAAAAAATACGCCAAGAATCTTCATAAAGACCTTGAGCTCAGAGCCTGGATCAAAAAGCGCTGGGAGCAGGCAGGCGTGAGCCGCGTGGAGATCGAGCGTATCGGAGACGTGATGCGTTTCACGGTTTGGACCGCACGGCCTGGTGTCGTAATTGGCAAGCAGGGTGCTGAAATACAGGCGGTCCGCGAGGAACTTCAGGCTATGACGGGCAACCGGGTCATGATTAACATTCAGGAGATGAAAAATCCTGACGTCGAGGCTCAGGTGGTGGCGGAAGGCGTCGCCTCTTCACTGGAGCGCAGAATCAGCTTCCGTCGCGCTATGAAGCAGTCGATATTCCGCGCGATGAAATCGGGCTCCATGGGAATTAAGATTCAGTGCAGCGGCCGCCTCGGCGGCGCCGAAATCGCCCGCACTGAATGGTATCTTGAGGGCCAGCTCCCGCTTTCAACGCTGAGGGCGGATATAGATTACGGCTTCGCGGAAGCCCACACTATATACGGAGTAATAGGCATCAAGGTGTGGATTTATAAAGGCGAGGTCATGGAGCGCAAGCCTCTTGAGGCCGAGCCGGTGACTAAGGACAGGGGGTAG
- the rplP gene encoding 50S ribosomal protein L16, giving the protein MLAPKRVKYRKPHLTALRGYSKGATEIDFGEYGLQACENGWISARQIEAVRVAISRKMKKGGKIWIRIFPDRPVTEKPLETRMGKGKGNVEYWTAAVKRGRIMFEIAGVPREVAEQAFRTAAFKLPIKVKMLAREGAGE; this is encoded by the coding sequence ATGCTTGCTCCTAAGAGAGTTAAATACCGCAAACCCCATCTGACTGCCCTTCGCGGCTACAGCAAAGGCGCTACGGAGATAGATTTCGGCGAATACGGCCTTCAGGCCTGCGAAAACGGCTGGATATCGGCCCGCCAGATTGAAGCCGTCCGCGTCGCGATAAGCCGTAAGATGAAAAAGGGCGGAAAAATTTGGATCAGAATCTTTCCGGATCGTCCCGTTACCGAGAAGCCTCTTGAAACTCGTATGGGTAAAGGAAAAGGCAACGTGGAATATTGGACCGCAGCCGTAAAACGCGGACGGATCATGTTTGAAATTGCCGGAGTACCGCGTGAAGTAGCCGAGCAGGCATTTCGCACAGCTGCGTTCAAACTGCCCATCAAGGTAAAGATGTTGGCCCGAGAGGGAGCAGGTGAATAA
- the rpmC gene encoding 50S ribosomal protein L29, translated as MDPKELRELSISELRDKHKEYKEELFNLRFQNAIGQLSNSGRIREVKKTIARILTIITEKEAGMERAEARR; from the coding sequence ATGGATCCTAAGGAACTTCGAGAGCTCAGCATATCTGAGCTCAGGGATAAGCACAAGGAATATAAAGAAGAGCTCTTCAACCTCCGTTTTCAGAATGCGATCGGACAGTTGAGCAACTCAGGGAGAATCAGAGAAGTAAAGAAGACCATCGCCCGTATTCTTACCATCATCACAGAAAAAGAAGCGGGCATGGAACGTGCAGAGGCAAGGAGGTAA
- the rpsQ gene encoding 30S ribosomal protein S17 produces the protein MEERTAHRKVRAGVVVSDKMEKTIVVRVDRMAKHSLYGKPVLRSKKFMAHDENNDCRIGDTVKIGETRPLSARKRWEVLEIIKRAPVLGATEEEAE, from the coding sequence ATGGAAGAACGCACAGCGCATCGTAAGGTTCGTGCAGGAGTCGTGGTGAGCGACAAGATGGAAAAGACCATCGTCGTGCGTGTTGACCGTATGGCAAAGCACTCGCTTTATGGGAAACCCGTTCTCCGTTCAAAGAAATTTATGGCACACGACGAGAATAACGACTGCCGCATCGGCGACACCGTGAAGATCGGCGAGACCCGTCCCCTTAGCGCCAGAAAGCGCTGGGAGGTCCTTGAGATAATCAAGAGGGCGCCTGTACTGGGTGCGACGGAAGAGGAGGCTGAATAA
- the rplN gene encoding 50S ribosomal protein L14: MIQLRTVLNVADNSGAKKILCVQVKGGSFRKTGTIGDVIVAAVREASPNGNIKKGDVVKAVIVRTKKEIRRRDGSYVRFDDNAAVVIDANGDPRGTRIFGPVARELREKKYMRIVSLAPEVV; this comes from the coding sequence ATGATTCAGCTGCGTACTGTTCTTAACGTGGCGGACAATTCCGGCGCTAAGAAAATCCTCTGCGTTCAGGTAAAGGGAGGCAGCTTCCGTAAGACCGGAACGATAGGCGACGTCATCGTCGCCGCGGTGCGCGAGGCTTCGCCGAACGGCAACATCAAAAAAGGCGATGTCGTAAAGGCCGTAATCGTCAGGACGAAGAAAGAGATACGCCGCAGGGATGGTTCCTATGTGCGCTTTGACGACAACGCCGCGGTCGTCATAGACGCCAACGGCGACCCCAGAGGAACGCGTATTTTTGGTCCTGTAGCAAGGGAACTGAGAGAAAAGAAATATATGCGTATAGTCTCTCTGGCGCCCGAGGTTGTGTAG
- the rplX gene encoding 50S ribosomal protein L24, translating to MSKMRIKKGDRVRVISGKDAGKEGKILSRNIDKDTVVVENINMVTKAVRPSQKDPRGGLVKKEAALSASKVMLVCPKCGKATRVGRAFLDSGQKVRICKQCGEIIDKA from the coding sequence ATGTCTAAAATGAGAATCAAAAAGGGAGACCGCGTTCGCGTGATTTCGGGAAAAGACGCCGGCAAAGAGGGAAAAATCCTCAGCAGAAACATCGATAAGGATACCGTCGTCGTGGAAAACATAAATATGGTTACAAAGGCGGTCCGTCCCTCTCAGAAGGATCCGCGCGGCGGGCTCGTCAAGAAGGAAGCCGCCCTTTCGGCGTCAAAGGTGATGCTCGTATGCCCGAAGTGCGGCAAAGCGACGCGCGTAGGACGCGCTTTCCTCGACAGCGGACAGAAAGTCCGCATCTGCAAGCAGTGCGGCGAGATAATCGATAAGGCTTAA
- the rplE gene encoding 50S ribosomal protein L5, translating to MTPRLLTKYTEEVRPRLNEQFQYKNVMQIPRLVKVVINIGVNEAKLDQKYMDASMNELTIISGQKPVLKRAKKSIAGFKVREGMPVACSVTLRSGRMWEFVDRLFSIALPRIKDFQGISKKGFDGRGNFNLGLKEQLLFPEIDFDKVIRQRGMNITFVTTAQTDEEAQLLLKELGMPFAR from the coding sequence ATGACTCCGCGTCTTTTGACAAAATATACAGAAGAAGTCCGCCCTCGTCTGAACGAACAGTTCCAGTACAAGAACGTCATGCAGATACCGCGCCTCGTCAAAGTCGTCATCAATATCGGCGTAAACGAAGCGAAGCTCGACCAGAAATATATGGATGCCTCGATGAACGAGCTAACGATTATTTCCGGACAGAAGCCGGTGCTGAAACGCGCAAAGAAATCCATAGCAGGATTCAAAGTTCGCGAAGGGATGCCCGTGGCTTGCTCGGTCACGCTGAGAAGCGGCAGAATGTGGGAATTCGTCGACCGCCTCTTCAGCATTGCGCTTCCCCGCATCAAGGACTTCCAGGGAATTTCGAAGAAGGGCTTCGACGGCAGAGGGAATTTCAACCTCGGGCTCAAAGAGCAGCTTCTCTTCCCGGAGATAGACTTTGACAAGGTCATCCGCCAGCGCGGCATGAACATCACGTTTGTGACAACGGCGCAGACAGATGAGGAAGCCCAGCTGCTTTTGAAAGAGCTTGGGATGCCCTTCGCCCGTTAG
- a CDS encoding type Z 30S ribosomal protein S14, giving the protein MARKCMVNKAKEEPKFKVRKYNRCPICGRPHGYMRKFDMCRCCFRKLAREGKIPGVVKASW; this is encoded by the coding sequence ATGGCTCGTAAATGTATGGTGAACAAGGCTAAAGAAGAGCCGAAGTTCAAAGTCAGAAAATACAACCGCTGCCCGATTTGTGGGCGCCCCCACGGCTACATGCGCAAATTCGACATGTGCCGCTGCTGCTTCCGCAAGCTTGCGCGCGAGGGCAAGATCCCTGGCGTCGTCAAGGCGAGCTGGTAG
- the rpsH gene encoding 30S ribosomal protein S8, whose amino-acid sequence MHITDPVADMLTRIRNANVVYHEMVDMPLSKLRLEMARILKEEGYIRNYKTITDAKQPMPILRLTMNYGPQKERVIQGLRRISKPGRRIYVGKDELPKVMGGLGIALISTSAGLMTDANARKLGLGGEVVCYVW is encoded by the coding sequence ATGCATATTACCGATCCTGTCGCGGATATGCTCACACGCATCAGAAATGCGAATGTGGTCTACCATGAAATGGTGGATATGCCTCTTTCAAAGCTCCGCCTCGAGATGGCGAGAATACTCAAAGAGGAAGGCTATATCCGTAACTATAAGACAATAACAGACGCGAAGCAGCCGATGCCGATCCTCAGGCTGACCATGAACTACGGTCCGCAGAAGGAAAGGGTCATCCAGGGACTTCGCAGGATAAGCAAGCCGGGACGCCGCATCTATGTCGGCAAGGACGAACTCCCCAAAGTCATGGGCGGGCTCGGCATCGCTCTCATCTCAACGTCAGCCGGACTCATGACCGACGCCAACGCCCGCAAGCTTGGCCTCGGCGGAGAAGTCGTCTGCTACGTCTGGTAA
- the rplF gene encoding 50S ribosomal protein L6 has protein sequence MSRIGRKAIALPKGVEVKVDGRRVTVKGAKGTLEMDVMPEISVAVEDGNVTVARGNDDKATRAAHGMTRALISNMVQGVNEGFQKTLEIVGVGYRAQMQGKNLVMSLGFSHQVEVAPPAGIEFVCESPIKIIVRGIDKQLVGQVASDVRAHRPPEPYKGKGIRYAGEYVIRKAGKAGAKK, from the coding sequence ATGTCAAGGATAGGACGCAAAGCCATCGCTCTTCCGAAGGGCGTTGAAGTAAAGGTCGACGGACGGCGCGTGACTGTAAAGGGCGCGAAGGGTACCCTTGAGATGGACGTAATGCCCGAAATCTCCGTGGCCGTCGAGGACGGAAACGTCACAGTGGCCCGCGGGAACGACGACAAGGCGACGCGCGCGGCTCACGGCATGACGAGAGCCCTCATCAGTAACATGGTTCAGGGCGTCAACGAAGGTTTCCAGAAAACCCTCGAAATCGTAGGCGTAGGTTATCGTGCGCAGATGCAAGGAAAGAACCTCGTCATGAGCCTCGGCTTCTCGCATCAGGTCGAAGTCGCTCCCCCTGCGGGCATCGAATTCGTCTGCGAGAGCCCGATCAAGATCATCGTGCGCGGCATCGATAAGCAGCTCGTCGGACAGGTCGCGTCGGACGTTCGTGCCCACCGTCCGCCCGAGCCCTACAAAGGCAAGGGAATCAGATACGCCGGCGAATACGTGATCCGCAAAGCCGGTAAGGCCGGCGCCAAAAAGTAA
- the rplR gene encoding 50S ribosomal protein L18, translating into MINNRSRNEMREVRHRRLRRHLSGTGERPRLAVFGSLKHIFAQVIDDEKGHTLVSASTVQDKFENLKSTGNQEAAKAVGKLIAERALANGITEVVFDRGGHLYHGRIKAFAEAAREAGLKF; encoded by the coding sequence TTGATCAATAATCGCAGCCGCAACGAAATGCGGGAAGTGCGCCACCGTCGCCTCAGGAGACATCTCTCCGGCACCGGCGAGCGCCCGCGTCTTGCAGTCTTCGGCAGCCTGAAGCATATATTTGCCCAGGTCATCGACGACGAAAAGGGACATACTCTTGTATCGGCATCGACGGTACAGGATAAATTTGAAAATCTTAAGAGCACTGGGAACCAGGAAGCGGCAAAGGCAGTAGGAAAGCTTATCGCCGAACGCGCCCTTGCTAACGGAATCACCGAAGTCGTCTTCGACAGAGGCGGGCATCTCTACCACGGCAGAATCAAAGCCTTTGCGGAAGCGGCCCGTGAAGCCGGTCTGAAGTTCTAA
- the rpsE gene encoding 30S ribosomal protein S5 — protein sequence MAKETQNVKSYSSRGLELTERVVSINRVSKVVKGGKRFRFSVLVVVGDGVSQVGLGMGKAKEISVAMKKGIEHAKKNLIDLKKTGQTLPHPIIGKFGAAEVLMRPAAPGTGVLAGSSVRPIMELGGIKDVIAKVTGRTSNPINIAYATMDAVKRLRTPEEIYRLRGKERKEA from the coding sequence GTGGCGAAAGAGACACAGAATGTAAAATCCTACAGCAGCAGGGGGCTCGAGCTCACGGAGCGCGTCGTATCGATCAACCGCGTAAGCAAGGTCGTTAAAGGCGGAAAGCGTTTCCGCTTCAGCGTTCTCGTGGTGGTAGGCGACGGCGTGAGCCAGGTCGGCCTCGGGATGGGCAAAGCCAAGGAAATCTCCGTTGCGATGAAGAAGGGTATAGAACACGCGAAGAAGAACCTGATAGACCTTAAGAAGACAGGGCAGACCCTTCCTCATCCGATCATCGGGAAGTTCGGCGCGGCCGAAGTCCTTATGCGTCCCGCGGCGCCCGGTACCGGAGTTCTTGCAGGCTCGTCGGTCCGTCCGATAATGGAGCTCGGCGGCATCAAAGACGTTATCGCAAAGGTCACCGGCAGAACGTCGAACCCGATCAACATAGCGTATGCTACGATGGATGCGGTAAAGCGCCTGCGCACGCCGGAAGAGATCTACAGGCTCCGCGGCAAAGAGCGCAAGGAAGCGTAG
- the rpmD gene encoding 50S ribosomal protein L30, with amino-acid sequence MAKLRITWKRSTIGRPPIQERIIKALGFHRLNETVYHDDTPQIRGMVDKISHLLEWSVED; translated from the coding sequence ATGGCTAAACTTCGTATTACATGGAAAAGGAGCACGATAGGGCGTCCTCCTATTCAGGAGAGAATCATAAAGGCTCTCGGCTTTCACAGGCTCAACGAGACCGTATATCATGACGACACTCCGCAGATTCGCGGCATGGTCGACAAGATCAGCCACCTGCTCGAGTGGTCTGTCGAGGATTAG
- the rplO gene encoding 50S ribosomal protein L15 yields the protein MELHELSPMPGSRRKKKRLGMGLGSGKGKTAGKGHKGQKARKSPGIGANFEGGQMPLARRIPKRGFSNFRFTVRYQTVNLEELENRFEAGAEVSAEELAGLRLIKCACGPVKILGEGELTKNLTVKANAFSASAAKKIEAAGGKAEVI from the coding sequence ATGGAACTTCATGAACTTTCACCGATGCCCGGTTCGCGCAGGAAGAAGAAACGCCTCGGAATGGGGCTTGGCAGCGGAAAGGGAAAGACGGCCGGCAAAGGACACAAGGGACAGAAGGCCCGCAAGAGCCCCGGCATTGGGGCGAACTTCGAAGGCGGACAGATGCCGCTTGCACGCCGCATACCAAAGCGCGGCTTCAGCAATTTCCGCTTTACCGTCAGATACCAGACGGTGAATCTTGAGGAACTTGAAAATCGCTTCGAGGCTGGAGCGGAAGTTTCCGCGGAAGAATTAGCCGGACTTCGTCTCATTAAATGCGCCTGCGGGCCGGTCAAGATACTCGGCGAAGGCGAACTCACAAAAAACCTCACTGTAAAGGCAAACGCCTTCAGCGCATCGGCCGCTAAGAAGATCGAAGCGGCCGGCGGCAAGGCAGAGGTGATATAA